The sequence GCATGCCAGCGGTGTCTAAACCCTTATCTTTATATGccgggagaggggtggcaactagtcatctgggcggaaaGGTGTCcttgactagtcatggctctttgcctgtcagtgtgctctgtggggatgatctagagcagggatggggaatagaGATGAGAATTTAAAATttgattcaaatagctcccgatgtttgtatattcgaacgaatactgaatcccattatagtctatgggagaaaaatacttgggacctggaaatcaatattcgaccactaggaggtcaccaagtacataatgacacctcaggaaatgatgccaacacctctagatgcatataggacagcaggggaagcatgcctggctgcatctaacactagtgatgagccaacatcccaattttcccaagtgtatGCCAAAGATTCACGAACAAATTATtaacgtaaagtagaagcatacgtttcggGTCAGTTGCAGtttaaaatacgtaataacgaaaattaacgataactacaaatcagtagtagcaagataacaggtactatcccacactcacagtatacagccgtatactggatatataatagttttttaaaataaggacacaggacacagacttcgcaaatcagtagtagcaagataacagctattatctcGCAATCACAgcatacagccgtatacactatcagtagatgtcttaACACACTGCCtgcctcacaacagcttctaaatatatgttttttttatacttttagccccaacaatggcttttgggggtcccttcctacctaacttcacctaaaagctttctctccttgtcatacagtctgtccctctctagctccaaccagtaaGTGACACcaatctgaaatcccctattctgATATTTAGGAGGGGACATAGTTTAGCaggccaatcacagttagaggtttttttttaagtcctgcctattcctagtgcctgtcattcccccctgcatgtttattggctgaaaaaaaacccaggggatgtgggaaggcgaatcaaatttttactgcgttggcATGTAAATATTCGAAAGCATTTGATAGCTCGCATAgcgtactatttgatcgaatagtattcgcttatcactaatggagaaccttcagccctctagctgtGGAAAAACtccaattgccatcatgcctggacagccaaagcaaagccaGAGCATCTCTCTTGTGTCAAACAGCTCTCTTGTGGTCATCAAGTGAGCAGGGACAGCAGTAGAGTCTAGTTTTATGGCTGCACTCACTCTACACCCCTCCTGACATACAAAACATGTGCACATGTCATTGTCTATTACCCACATTTGTCTTCCTGGTGAAAACTTTCATCAATGCCCCTTTGACCTCTTTATTTCTCAGGCTGTAGATATATGGATTTAACATTGGGGCCACCACAGTATACACAACGCTCACAACCATATCGTAATTTACTGAAGACTTACAACATGGACAGAGATACATGATGGCGATTGTCCCGTAAAATAAGATGACCACGGTGAGATGTGAGgaacaggtggagaaggctttgtATCTTCCATCGGATGAGCGAATTTTAAGGATGGATGAGATGATTCTGATATAGGAATACAGAACTATAAGAAATGGGAGTAAAACCGGAAGCACGCCTTCTGTGTAGATCAAAAGTTTGTTGAGTGAGATGTCCGAGCAAGCCAACTGCAAGAGTGGTGCCATGTCACAGTAGAAGTGATAGATTTTGTTGGAACCACAAAAGGTCAATGTTGAAGCCATGACAGTATGCAGCATCGAATGTAGAGCGGCAGCCAACCATGAGAAGACCACCAGAAGAATGCAACTCTTTCTACTGACGATCAAATTGTAGCGTAAGGGgttacagatggccacatatcgGTCATAGGCCATCACGGGCAGCAGAAAACATTCTGTGCAAGTGAAACACAGGAAAAAATACAACTGGGAGATACAATCAACCAACGGCATGGACTTGTCTTCCGATACGATGTTCACTAACATTTTCGGGACAATGGTCGAGGTGTAGCACATGTCAACAAAAGACAAATTCCCaaggaagaagtacatgggggTGCGAAGATGGGAGCTTCTTCTCACCAGGAAGATAATGGTTGAGTTTCCGACAAGGTTTAGAAGGTACATAACCAAGAAGGTGACAAACAGCAAAACCTGCTGCCTCGGGTGGTCTGAAAAGCCAAGCATTAGGAATTCTGTACTTGGGCTGGAGTTCATGGATTCTGTAGGAATTAATGTATAAAGGGAGATATAAAAACACGTTGCGAAAAAAACATAGTCAATAAAAATGACCAAACCTCCTATAAACTCAAGTTTCTGCAAATTCAATCACTCAGCTTGGGCTCAGGGTTTCTcgcaaacctgaacttactgtaagtctCTAATAGTCACACTGTTATTTTCTTTGATTTAGTGGCTCTTAGAAACAcctaaaagtaatttaaaaaatatattttaaaaatattagTTTAATAGTGCATCTATTCAAGCTGTAATAAAATATTTCTgtaacaaaaataacaaaataataaatcTTCATTTGAGTATACACAAAAAGACTAATATCCTAAATGAGGCTTTTTGGAACTATAAGATTTAGATGTTTATTAGATTTtcgaataaataaaaaatagatttttaaacaaatttttacaaaatagcaGGTTCATTCTTTTCATTTTCAGCCATTCTTTAGTAGATTTACTGGTGTGCTTGGTCTCATTGCCGTTGCATGGCCCAGTTTCGGACAGGATTTAGCTGCTGAATAGAAGGCCTCACATTTGGCTCTACTTTGGTATAAAGGAGACAGTCGATCCAAAGACTGCACATTACCCAGGTCCAGTGACTACAAAACAAGCCCAAATCTTACAGCTGATATGAGGTGCTTgtgttgattttttatttttttttaatctgactcTTTTGCAAACATAAAGCAGAAGtcaggcagggggaacataataaagaaagtatacttacctgtccctgcgcCCCCACAGTGCTGTATTTCCACTCCCAGATCCGCCAGCAGAGCTCATTTCCCCTGCTTCCTAGAATGACACGACTTGGGTGAAAGTACCTGAGCAGGATGGTGGATTGCCCACTCATTGAAtgttccaccccagtcactgaccgacTCAGCAGGCAATCCAACAGCCGGGTTGTAACATTGCAGgagggagagcacaagggggcacggggacaggtaagtatactttctttatgttCCCCCTGTATGcaccagattttttattttttcccagcCTATTCCTTTAAGCCGTGCTacgatgtttgttttttttctgtcaatCCTTACAAACAAGCTGGTGGCACAGCCCGAAGTGCCTGTACACACAGAATGGCTGCCTCTGTGCATGGCTGCTTTTTTTATGACTTTGGGTGTCACCTTGCTTGGACATCTAATCCCGGATAGATTTTCAATAGTCTGGAATGTTTTCTACTCGTGAATCCTCTTTCTTACAATTGTATTTTTCTCATGATTATTTCAATATTATAAGCACTTCTTtatgataaaaaattttttaaaaaatcctttaatttgaaggaaaaaaaaattaaaaattaaaaatgataCGCCAGGAAACCTGTTATTGTGAATGTCCTGCAAATCGAAATTATCTAAATAATTTAGAGCTTTGAATTCTGACAATACAATCAAGGAAATAACTTTGACATTGAAATATTAGTGGGGACAAATGTTACCTGCTTGAGGTTAAATCTTCCAGTAAAAAGGATCCTTGTGTATTTATCCTATAAATGGAATAGTCACCAGAGGAGGCCATTCCCAGACGTCCATGCTCGGTTGTGGTAATTCTCCTGCCACGTGTGATATCTCATGCTAGTTAGCTCCAAGCTTCAAATTAGATTTTCACAGAGCCCAATTACTAGCGATaaaatatacattaaaataaaattattctCAGGAAATTGTGCAAAGAAAAGATGATAAATAATCAAACAACAATAGTGAAAATTTACTGACAACAAAGATATCCGGTTTATGGCCGACTGGCTGATATACTAAATAGAGTGTATTACATAATGGAATTTCTCCTTGTTTAGATGATAAGACCTACCGATGGTTTACACTCGTGCATAATCTGTATGGATGGACACCTATATTTTTATACACTAAATGAAAACTGTAGTAGAGTTCCTCATCTAGTAACTGGTTGGATTACCGTTGGCCTTCATAACCTCAGCAATTCATCATGGCATTGATTCCATTAGATGCTATTGTTCTGCATGAACATTGGCTTATGCAGAGAGGATAGATTCACCCAGTTAAAGGTCCTGAGGTAGTCTGAACAGCCCATCCTACCTTCTAAGAGGTAGGAAAGCGAGGTAAACCCCACGAAGTCATGTTCCTCAAACTAAGCCATGACTATAACCCCTGTGGATGGTCAATTGCCCTGAAGCCTgtctctccacagagatctggatccatctgaccggccatgtttctccatagacatctggatccatctgaccagccatgtttctccacagagatctggatccatcagaccggccatgtttctccatagacatctggatccatctgaccggccatgtttctccacagagatctggatcaatCTGactagccatgtttctccacaaagatctggatccatctgaccggccatgttttgccatagagatctggatccatctgaccggccatgtttcctcaacagagatctggagccatctcaccggccatgtttctccacagaggtctggagccatctcaccggccatgtttctccacagaggtctggagccatctgaccggccatgtttctccacagagatctggatccatctgaccggccatgtttctttacggagatctggatccatctgactgaccATGTTCCTCCATAGAGAAATAGATCCATctcaccggccatgtttctccacagagatctggatccatctgagcagccatgtttctccacaaagatctggatccatctgaccggccatgtttcgccatagagatctggatccatctgaccagccatgtttctccacagagatctggatccatctgaccgccaTGTTTCTCCACTACTCAGAGGAGTCTCTACTTTCTGTTTTCCTTGGAGAGCATTGGTGCTGGAGCTGGTCATCTGCTGTTGTAGCCCATTCTTGGAAAGGATTTGTGGGTTTGGATGTTTTAGTAGGTCACCAGCATGGTATTCAACTGCAGCTTCCTTGAATGTCCACCACCTGTTCATCAGGATGACACCTGTCTCTTCTGGCCCCTTTGTCAATGAGTTGTTTCTATTAAAAGGATCCACTTTTGTAGAGGTTACTCTTACCATCTGTGCATGAGAAAACCCCATAGAGTAGACCGTGAAATCCTGGCTTTGGTCTGTTTAGGACTGGCGACAAGGCAAGTCACCAAGATCACAGGATTGTCCCATTCCAATGTGGCTTCACAAACACTAACAGGCAGAAAATGTGCTCACTTGATTTTATTCTGCCCTTTGGGGCCACTGGTCTGATTTTCATATATATTCAGTATATTTAGGAGTAATGCAACTGAAATGATTCTGTATCAGGTACCATATTTACCTGGACCTGAACTCTAGACTCCCCGGTTTGGAAGCATTCACTAATCCAATCTCCGGGACTTTGCCCAGCGTTGTGTTTTTTGCTTCTTGTGATTGTTGGGCTTCAGTACTAGGAATACTGGGTCCCTGACAAATTatgaaccttaaccccttagcgacccatgacgtatctgatacgtcatggtgccgtggggggtgttcagagcggggtctcgccgggaccccgctctgaacggcgctgatcccagctgacatgtgtagccgggcagtgcctctattagtgccggataattaagcctctaagatgcaattgcgggggggagatccgttcttctgcccgtgccgggcctcagcgttagAAAGACGCTGATCacggtctgcagcaggccatagcaatctatcaccgatctgattgatctttgctgtgtatatacacagcattgatttctatgagagatcagtgctgtgtatatacatgtcccccagggggacttcttgttaaagtaaaaataaaagtaaaaatgtttttttattaataaaaaatcccatccatccttttcccattttataaatataaataaacaaataaataaacatatttattatcgcggcgcgcgtaatcgcccgaactattaattaatcacattcctgatctcgcacggtaaacggcgtcagcgtcaaaaaattccaaagtgcaaaattgcgcatttttggtcacattaaatccagaaaaaaatgtaataaaaagtgattaaaaagtcgcatatgcgcaatcaaggtaccgatagaaagcaaACATCAAGGCgcaaaactgacacctcacacagccccatagaccaaaggataaaagcgctataatcctgggaatggagcgattttaaggaacatatattcgataacaatggtttgaattttttacaagccatcagataatataaaaaattatacatgttatatatagttgcaatcgtaacaacttgaggaacatgcataacaagtcagttttaccatagggcgaacggcgtaaatgcaaatcaaaacaaattcctttttttttaatttgacagcacaaatgattttgttccggttttgcagcatatgttatggaaaaataatgcctgtcattgcaaagtacaattggtttcgcaaaaaataagggctcatgtgggtctctaggtgaaaaaatgcaagcgctatggccttttaaacataaagtggaaaaagcaaaagtgcaaaaaccaaaattggctttgaccttaaggggttaataatcagACCCAGGAATTAAAGAGCTGTGGGGTAATACAGGATAACAATTACTGGACTCGGCTTCTGAGCAGCACTGGGCAAAAGTTTAGGCAAATGTGGTAAAAATTCAGCAAAATAAAAATGATTGAAATTATACAGTGAATGAACAGAAAAGGAATCTAAATCCAATCAGTCACCGAATCTTTATCCACTGgatctaggccccacctctttaATGTTTTTCTCCAAACACAGGAGACAAGCGGAGCCCCGGACCAGGCATGCATTGAGGAAGGCAACGGTATCGGTGGTTTGGGTGGGTGTCCGGTGCATACAACTTCAGGACAACATTAATTCCTCCAGGGACACCTACACACAGTCAGGGGGTTTGTAGGAATAATTGGGTCTGTACCGGCATGTAGCCGCCCCAAAGTGCCGGTACCACGTTGTAGAGGTCATCACGCCCGTCTGGTTCAGGGGTGGGCCTTTCTACCGCTGccagtattttgaagaaaaattaCTTTGATTGCTGCGGCATGGAGGGGCAGGGAATCAATCTGCCATGGCCCAGAACATCCGTGCCCTAGACCtatggcacctctctccccggGAGTTGAGTTTTAGCATGCCCCTGGAATGAAAGGTGGCAGGCATCGACGGTTTGGCGACATGCTTTGGCATCGACAGTTTGGCGACATGCTCGTACAGACTTGCTTTAAACACTATCAATAACTGGTGGGAGGAGTCTGCATACAACCAACTGGTGGGAGGGGTCTGCATACACCCAATTGGTGGGAGGAGTCAGCGTAGAACCAACTGGTGGGAGGTGTCAGAATAGAACCAACTGGTGGGAGGAGTCTGCATAGAACCAACTGGAGGGAGGAGTCTGTGCAGAATGAACTGAAAGGAGGAGTTAGTCTAGAACCAACTGGTGGGAGGAGTCAGGGTAAAACCAACTGGTGGGAGGAGTCTGCCTATAATTAGCTGGGGGGAGGAGTCAGAGTAGAACCAACTGGTGGGAGGAGTCTGTGTATATTGAACTGATCTTACAAGATTGGGGAGGGCcagagaattttttatttttgctttaggAGTTACAGAAACCAGggttatattatatacagtgaatCCTATCACCTAAGAGGAAGGCGTTGTCTCCCATTAACAAATGTTTTATTCCCACAATAATTTATAAAAGTCAGTATTTTGCTCTGCGCTAATGTTACTGTCAAGAGACCAAAGTCTACATGTAACTCCATGCGGAGCCATTCACATCCCTTCTGATTCCACAACGGAAATGATTTATCTTCATCCCTGGTGGCAATAATAATATTTCtgaatatttatttttatcaaaATAATAAGTACACGGTGGTGGTATACAACAGGGCCACCCACTCCAAGAGTTAGCCAAAATAGCTCAGTGGGGAGAGTGTTAGACTGAAGGTTCCTGGTTCAATCCTGGGTTTTGGCATTAGGGGCAAATACTTTTTAAAGAAAAGTTATAATTTTCTTCTATACAGATTTCTTTATTCTCCACCATCAATAGAACATAACTGCATTTCATAACGTCGCTACAAAAAGAGCCATCTTGATTTACAAGTTAGGAACACGTGagtaatactgacatctagtggccaagacaacaactgcaatttttttatgatgtatttttggTATTAACATATTGATaaccaaagaaaaaaactattttcaaaAACTGCCCCATACACACGTCAAAGAAATCTATCCTGACCCAAAGGGTTATACTTGGCACGGGAACCCTTCAAGATTTAGAAAATAGGTCCCCTGCCTTATATCTGTCCAAAATTCCGGcacagatgccccatagaaccctagGGAAGTATACAGAATTCCAGACAGCTCTATATGTATATCCAGgaactagggctgggcaatatgggcaaaaaataaaatctcgatttaaattttttttgggacgattctcgatttaaatctcgatttttttccttttttgctaaataaacagaacattttctccctgcagcatcagatactattttaatgatatttaagacaacaactgtattgctttccagtgtaacagaggccccatatactataggaaatcatgtttgtgtcTCCATccacgtagggtgtagtagtgaaggtatagtggataaggggtgtagtagtacaggtacaggctcggactgggccaccgggggaccggggaattccccggtgggccccgagcagttgtaggccccgccccccagtaaggggacacagggctggagaccatatcaatgtggtctccacccagcaAGCCCAaggggggcccccgtgctcctgggggggccaCTCGGCCTCCGGGTGCCGCACCTtgccttttaactggaagcgatcgcatcaatcgcttccagttaaatgtagcaggGTTCCTAtttacagcgcgagaagccataggcttcccgccctgtcaatcactcttgtgaccgcaagcagcgttctgcttgcggtcacaagcgtgcCGCCCCCGTCCCCgtcagatgagcagctccctggtcccgggctgcgccaccactgagctccgtgtgcgtgccgcggcggctgggacttccggtacagggtgcgcataccggaagtcccagcagcCGCCGCAGCTCACatggagctcagtggtggcgcagcccgggaccagggagctgctcatctgacagggaagagagaagaagagacacgaggccgacgggggagcgtgttgtaaggtgagttgttgttggttttttttttttttatcagagggggacagcactgggggctatagaggggctggacaacatgaggggggctatggggggaatgaacaacactgggggctatgggggcctggacaacatgaggggggctatgggggggatgaacaacactgggggctatagaggggctggaccacataaggggggcctataggggggctggacaacataaggggggcctatagaggggctgggcaacataaggggggcctataggggggctggacaacataaggggggcctatagagaggctggacaacatgaggggggctatggggggaatgaacaacatgaggggggctatgggggggatgaacaacactgggggctatagaggggctggacaacataaggggggcctataggggggctggacaacatgaggggggctatggggggatgaacaacactgggggctatggggggctggacaacataaaggggggctatagaggggccggacaacatgaggggggctatggggggatgaacaacactgggggctatggggggctggacaacatgagggggctatagaggggcttgacaacatgaggggggctatgggggggctggacaatataagggggggctatagaggggctggacaacatgaggggggctatagaggggctggacaacatgagggggggctatagagggtccggacaacataagggggctatagagggggtggacaacataagggggctatagagggggtggacaacataaggtgggctatagaggggctggacaacataaggggggcctataggggggtggacaacataagggggcctatagagggggtggacaacataaggggggctatagggggatggacaacataaggggggttatggggggatggacaacataaggggggctatggggtgatggacaacataagggggctatatgtggGATGGAAaggactgggggctatatgggggatggaaaagattgggggctatatgagggatagACTACATAAgggtctatatgggggatggacaacataagggggctacctatatggaaatggaaaacataagggggctatatgggggatggacagcactgagggctatctatatgggggatggataacataaggtggctacctatatggggcatggacaactctgggggctatatatgagggatggacaatacggggtgccatttataaggggggcaacacagggggacaatacaggggaggccatctataatggggaaaaCAGAGGGAAGGCGATCTATAAGggtcactacacagagggggacaacaaaggggccatctataaggcgcattacatggggggggggcgtatACAATTGGGCatgcacaggggggcatctactattttggactacacagaggacagggataaagaaccttggctctccatatgttgcaaaactacagcttttgcttcggctgtccaggcatgatgggagttttgcaacagctggagagccgaggttccctacccctgatataggggatgcacagaggttgtcatctactataaagggattacacagagggggctctctaccaggggcggattaactttaccataggccccgggctgctcaccaagcctgggcccccccaccccactgtaacaatggaagcactagcctggcgttcatagtacaggatagataatgtcatgatgtcctgatttgccataaaaaaactgtgattttttgtaaatcatggcggaagtgtagccaggagacagtacaccattgaaagtataagtctttttgggtggtcatgggccccccaggagctcagggccccggctgccgcccaaaacgcccctattataatccactactgctctctactatagtagatgcacatggggccatctatatggaggactgaacaagggaccatctataaggtgtctacagagaggggggcatatactataagcgATATAtatgtcagcctacccactaaatgtgggtgtaaaggggccaatacagatgtgcagtgtgtatagagatgaggatggtgccagagtgaggagcctaatatctttctctggcagattctgtggattcgtggctcggagaagttctcatgatggccaagagcagatggagaagataaaaagggaagaactccaatcagagaagacgtcccctgtgagtcacctgatataactacagtgtaatgtatatggtgtatagagcctgtgtagagctgggtcagcctctatatgactgtatgaggtgatagtgatctgtgtacagtggattatttagtagcagcggtggtgttagtatgtggtggtattagtcagtatgtggtggtattatttgttactatttatgtggtactgtgttttattggatttagtatacttttGGTCAGTAACgatatggtggttgtggtgtagcggtaatatttcctttctatatactggttattggtcatagtacacaggatttggtcagtaacagtatggtggtaatatgtgaggtgataatatttccctcttttatactggtattattggtaatatcagtcttggtatactggatttggtcagtaacagtatggcggtaatatgtgttattggtggctgtatcacttttgtatctaagtatacagtgttatcatgcaaagaaaattgtcttatagcccaattacaccggccaattatcggtaacaagcgctcctaggaagccccatgtaaaagtgtcagagatcagctgacaagcaaatgtcccatagtcggctgatttgatcttttgtgcatctgTACAAATCATTGCTGGCGTCCGCACATCTcagtatattcctgccctgctgattagcaatggtTTGCTgctctacactgccccatatcacgccgtgtaactggagccttattaatgttaccatagataagtatggtggcagaagggtgggccccaagaatgatttcccctggtgggcccaaggactccagtccgacactgtacaggtatagtggataaggggtgtagtagtacaggtatagatgaggggtgactagggagactgagggggaatggggtaaaactgaaggggactggggtgacactgggggacactgaaggggactgggggacactgaggggactgggggggacactgaggggattggggggacaggggggacactgaggggattggggggacactgagggcattgggggactggggggacactgaggggattgggggactgggggtacactgaggggattgggggactgaggagacactgaggggacgggggggacactgaggggactgggggggcactgaggggattgggggactggggggacactgaggggacggggggacactgaggggactgggggggacactgaggggactgggggggacactaagggactgggggggacactgaggggattgggggactggggggacactgaggggatgggggggacactaaggggactggaggggacactgaggggactgggggggacactaagggactgggggggcactgaggggattgggggactggggggacactaaggggactgg is a genomic window of Dendropsophus ebraccatus isolate aDenEbr1 chromosome 12, aDenEbr1.pat, whole genome shotgun sequence containing:
- the LOC138768604 gene encoding olfactory receptor 1E5-like produces the protein MLGFSDHPRQQVLLFVTFLVMYLLNLVGNSTIIFLVRRSSHLRTPMYFFLGNLSFVDMCYTSTIVPKMLVNIVSEDKSMPLVDCISQLYFFLCFTCTECFLLPVMAYDRYVAICNPLRYNLIVSRKSCILLVVFSWLAAALHSMLHTVMASTLTFCGSNKIYHFYCDMAPLLQLACSDISLNKLLIYTEGVLPVLLPFLIVLYSYIRIISSILKIRSSDGRYKAFSTCSSHLTVVILFYGTIAIMYLCPCCKSSVNYDMVVSVVYTVVAPMLNPYIYSLRNKEVKGALMKVFTRKTNVGNRQ